From Constrictibacter sp. MBR-5:
CGAGGTTTCGCTGAGCGAGGACCTCCCCGTGTCGGAGATCGGACAGCCGGTCGCCCTGCGCATCTCGTCCATCTCCCGCACGATCAACGCGGCGACGGCGCTGCTGAAGGAGTGATGCAATGAGGCAGATACCCTCCACCGCCGAACGCCGCGTGCTGAGCCGCGAAGAGTTTCTGATGCGGTTCGGTGGTCTGTCGATCGCGGTTCTGCTCCCCTGTTACAACGAGGAACTGACGGTCGCCGGATGCATCGCGGGCTTCCGCGAGAGCCTGCCGAACGCGACGATCTACGTGTACGACAATCGATCGACCGACGGGACCTATTCCGCGGCCGAGGCCGCCGGCGCCGTGGTCCGCCGGGAGCCGCTTCAGGGCAAGGGCAATGTGGTGCGGCGGATGTTCTCGGACATCGACGCCGATGTCTACGTCATGGCCGACGGAGACGGCACGTACGATGCTCGTTCCGCGCCCTTCCTGGTCGAGTATCTGCTGGCGAACCGCCTGGACATGGTCGTCGGGTCGCGCGCCGCCCAGGACGCCAAGGCCTACCGACCGGGCCACGCGTTCGGCAACAGGATGCTCACCGGTGTGGTGGGCTTCATCTTCGGCAGCCGCTTCGTCGACATGCTGTCTGGCTACCGGGTGTTCTCCCGTCGTTTCGTGAAGACCTTCCCGGCGCTCTCCACCGGCTTCGAGATCGAGACGGAACTCACGGTCCATGCCCTGGAACTGCGGCTGCCGGTCGACGAACTGAGCACGCCGTTCGGCGAGCGGCCTGAGGGATCGTCGTCAAAGCTGTCGACCGTTCGCGACGGACTGCGCATCCTCAAGCTGATCGTGGACCTGTTCAAGCTCGAGAAGCCACTGAGCTTCTTCGGGATTGTTGCCGGCCTGCTCGTGCTCGCGAGCCTGACGATGGGAATACCACTGATCACGGAGTTCATGGCGACCGGGCTGGTGCCGAGGTTGCCGACGGCGGTGCTGGCGTCGGCTCTGATCGTGCTCGCTGCGCTGTCATTCGTGTGCGGCCTGATCTTGGACACGGTCACGCGGGGCCGTCGGGAACTGAAGCGGCTGCACTACCTCTCGCATGGAGCCGTTCCGTGGCGGATCCCCTGAGCCGCGCCGGGCTGGCTGCGGCGGAGGCTTCGCGGTTTGTGCGGTTCGGCTTCGTCGGGGTCGCCGCCTTCGGTGTAGATGCGGCCACCCTGTTCGTCGCGATCGAAGCTGCCGGTACGTCACCCTACACCGGGCGCGCGATCTCGTTCCTCGCCGCAGCGACGGCGGCCTGGGCGCTGAACCGCCGATTCACCTTTCCGGAGGCGGAAGGACACCCGGTTCTGGAGTGGGGCCGCTATCTGGCCTCGAACAGCGGCGGCGCGCTGCTCAATCTCGGCACCTATACCGCCCTGGTCGCCGGCAGCGACGTCTTCTACCGCCACCCGGTCGCGGCGGCGGGGCTGGGCGCATTGTCCGGCATGATCGTCAACTTCCTGGCTGCGCGGCGCTTCGTGTTCCGCGCCGGACCGGCCGACAAGTAAGGATACGAACGCGTGCGCGCTCCACGATCGGTTCAGAGGGCAACGATCGCGGCGCTCCAGATCGCTGCCCTGGTCACATGTGTCGCAATCCCGGC
This genomic window contains:
- a CDS encoding glycosyltransferase encodes the protein MRFGGLSIAVLLPCYNEELTVAGCIAGFRESLPNATIYVYDNRSTDGTYSAAEAAGAVVRREPLQGKGNVVRRMFSDIDADVYVMADGDGTYDARSAPFLVEYLLANRLDMVVGSRAAQDAKAYRPGHAFGNRMLTGVVGFIFGSRFVDMLSGYRVFSRRFVKTFPALSTGFEIETELTVHALELRLPVDELSTPFGERPEGSSSKLSTVRDGLRILKLIVDLFKLEKPLSFFGIVAGLLVLASLTMGIPLITEFMATGLVPRLPTAVLASALIVLAALSFVCGLILDTVTRGRRELKRLHYLSHGAVPWRIP
- a CDS encoding GtrA family protein; translated protein: MADPLSRAGLAAAEASRFVRFGFVGVAAFGVDAATLFVAIEAAGTSPYTGRAISFLAAATAAWALNRRFTFPEAEGHPVLEWGRYLASNSGGALLNLGTYTALVAGSDVFYRHPVAAAGLGALSGMIVNFLAARRFVFRAGPADK